In the genome of Candoia aspera isolate rCanAsp1 chromosome 1, rCanAsp1.hap2, whole genome shotgun sequence, one region contains:
- the PAK6 gene encoding serine/threonine-protein kinase PAK 6 has product MFRKKKKKRPEISAPQNFEHRVHTSFDPKEGKFIGLPPQWQNILDTLKRPKPVVDPSRITRVQLQPMKTVVRASTFEVEGYISGILNDIQKLSLISSNTLRGKSPTNRRRAQSLGLLGEDGPTDIYLHCAEPDWADKYGNYLNCNGGSKSSRRQTLWPDYKPMLDGQAHSNSLVVKAQSLGPSEFQGANSHFAPLSSGFQHQQYIPVPEVNRENAVARRNSEENYAQPCHGSQANLRPPGEGSPGSKSRENSLKRRLLRTMFPSSNTSNKIGNNPQIKPNPFFRAPQHWSSPHSPAKSQSLPSDQPVPDYARISETGGTPHKSPTIEHRIGLPQGRPSPAGSPRNRHTQTSSSNLHLPLDAKAQPTSEDPVVVTHEQFKAALRMVVDQGDPRTMLESYVKIGEGSTGIVCIAREKHSGRQVAVKMMDLRKQQRRELLFNEVVIMRDYQHDNVVEMYKSYLVGDELWVLMEFLQGGALTDILSQIRLNEEQIATVCESVLQALAYLHSQGVIHRDIKSDSILLTLDGRVKLSDFGFCAQISKDVPKRKSLVGTPYWMAPEVISRSPYTTEVDIWSLGIMIIEMVDGEPPYFSDSPVQAMKRLRDSPPPKIKNSHKTSPVLRDFLERMLTRDPLERATAQELLDHPFLLQTGLPECLVPLIQRYRKRTSTC; this is encoded by the exons ATGTTtcgcaagaagaaaaagaagcgaCCTGAGATCTCTGCTCCCCAGAATTTTGAGCATCGTGTACACACATCATTTGATCCAAAGGAAGGGAAGTTTATTGGCTTGCCACCTCAATGGCAAAATATTTTGGACACTCTGAAAAGGCCCAAACCTGTTGTAGACCCTTCAAGGATTACCCGGGTACAGCTTCAGCCTATGAag ACTGTTGTGCGAGCCAGCACATTTGAAGTGGAAGGATATATCTCTGGAATACTCAATGACATCCAGAAGCTCTCCCTCATCAGTTCTAACACCCTGAGGGGAAAGAGCCCTACTAACAGGAGAAGAGCCCAGTCGCTAGGACTTCTAGGAGAAGATGGACCTACTGACATATATCTACACTGCGCTGAACCAGACTGGGCAGACAAATATGGAAACTACCTCAACTGCAATGGTGGAAGTAAATCGTCAAGAAGGCAGACCTTATGGCCCGATTACAAGCCCATGTTGGATGGGCAGGCTCATTCCAATAGCCTAGTCGTGAAAGCTCAATCTCTTGGCCCTTCAGAGTTCCAAGGGGCAAATAGCCACTTTGCCCCACTCTCATCAGGTTTTCAGCACCAGCAATACATCCCTGTTCCTGAAGTAAACAGAGAAAATGCAGTAGCAAGAAGGAACTCCGAGGAGAACTATGCTCAGCCCTGCCATGGGAGCCAAGCTAATTTGAGGCCACCCGGAGAAGGTAGTCCTGGCTCTAAATCAAGAGAGAACAGTTTGAAGCGGAGGCTGTTGCGAACTATGTTCCCGTCATCCAACACTTCAAATAAGATTGGAAACAACCCACAGATAAAG CCAAATCCTTTCTTCAGGGCACCCCAGCACTGGAGTTCACCACATAGTCCTGCAAAATCCCAGTCTCTTCCCTCTGACCAGCCTGTGCCTGATTATGCTAGGATTTCAGAAACTGGTGGTACCCCTCACAAGTCCCCAACAATTGAACATAGAATTGGCTTGCCTCAAGGTAGGCCATCGCCAGCAGGGTCCCCACGGAACAGACACACCCAAACCAGCTCCAGCAACCTTCACCTTCCCCTGGATGCTAAAGCACAGCCAACCAGTGAGGATCCAGTGGTGGTAACTCATGAGCAGTTCAAAGCTGCATTGAGGATGGTGGTGGACCAAGGAGATCCTAGGACAATGCTAGAAAGCTATGTCAAGATCGGTGAGGGATCTACAGGTATTGTCTGTATTGCTCGTGAGAAGCATTCTGGAAGGCAGGTAGCAGTGAAGATGATGGATCTACGAAAGCAGCAGCGGCGAGAGCTTCTTTTTAATGAG GTTGTGATAATGAGGGACTATCAGCATGACAATGTGGTGGAGATGTATAAAAGCTATCTTGTGGGTGATGAGCTTTGGGTGCTGATGGAATTTCTCCAAGGAGGAGCTCTTACAGACATTCTCTCCCAAATCAG ACTGAATGAAGAGCAAATTGCTACAGTGTGTGAGTCAGTCCTGCAGGCACTCGCCTACCTGCATTCCCAAGGTGTGATTCACAGAGACATTAAGAGTGACTCCATTCTCTTGACTCTTGATGGAAGG GTGAAACTCTCTGATTTTGGCTTTTGTGCGCAAATCAGTAAGGATGTACCAAAAAGGAAATCCTTGGTAGGAACACCATATTGGATGGCTCCAGAAGTCATTTCAAGGTCCCCTTACACCACTGAG GTAGACATTTGGTCTTTGGGAATCATGATAATTGAAATGGTTGATGGAGAGCCCCCCTATTTCAGTGATTCTCCAGTCCAAGCAATGAAGCGGCTTCGTGACAGCCCTCCTCCCAAAATAAAAAACTCTCATAAG